The Streptomyces sp. NBC_00306 sequence AGCGAATCGCGCAGATCGATCAGCAGCTCGACGTCGAGCGCGGCGTAGCGCAGCCACGGCTCGGGGAGCGGGCGGGTCGACCAGTCGACGGCGGAGTGGCCCTTCTCCAGGGCGAAACCGAGGACGGACTCCACCATCGCGCCGAGCCCGACCCGGGGGAAGCCGGCGAGCCGCCCGGCCAGCTCGGTGTCGAAGAGCCGGGTGGGGAGCATGCCTATTTCGCGCAGGCACGGCAGGTCCTGTGTCGCCGCGTGCAGGATCCACTCCGTGCCGGACAGCGCCTCGCCCAGACCGGACAGATCGGGGCAGCCGATCGGATCGATCAGCGCGCTGCCCGCGCCCTCACGGCGCAGCTGTACGAGATAGGCGCGCTGGCCGTAGCGGTAGCCGGACGCGCGCTCCGCGTCGACGGCGACCGGGCCGGTGCCGGCGGCGAACGCGGCGATCACTTCGGCCAGCGCATCGGCGTCGGCGACGACGGGAGGGATCCCCTCGCGGGGCTCCAGCAAGGGGATCGGTACTTCTTCGGCTGCGACGCCGTCGTCCGGGGGAGCGCCCCCGGCGGTTCGCAGTGCGGTCTCTGCTGCGGTCTCTTGGGCGTCGGTCACGTGTCAAGGGTATCTGTGAACGGACAGCGCCCGTCGACGGAACGTTCCGTCGACGGGCGCGAAAGAAATGTGGAGCGATCAGTGAATGATGCCGGTGCGCAGGGCGACGGCGACCATGCCGGCACGGTCGCCCGTGCCGAGCTTGCGGGCGATGCGGGCGAGGTGGCTCTTGACGGTGAGCGCGGACAGGCCCATCGAGACGCCGATGGCCTTGTTCGACTGGCCTTCGGCGACGAGCCGGAGCACCTCGACCTCACGGCCGGAGAGCTCGCGGTAGCCGCCCGGGTGGCTCGGGGCACCCGGGGGGCGGCGGTGCAGTCGGCCGGCTCCGGCGCCGATGGGTGCCGCGCCGGGACGGGTGGGGTGACCGATGTTCGTACGGGTACCGGTGACGACGTATCCCTTGACGCCGCCGGCGAGCGCGTTGCGCACGGCGCCGATGTCGTCGGCGGCGGACAGCGCCAGACCGTTCGGCCAGCCGGCCGCGCGGGTCTCGGACAGGAGGGTCAGCCCGGAACCATCGGGCAGGTGGACGTCGGCAACGCAGATGTCGCGCGGGTTGCCGACGCGGGGACGCGCCTCCGCGATGGACGACGCCTCGATCACGTCACGTACTCCGAGGGCCCACAGGTGGCGGGTGACGGTGGAGCGGACGCGCGGGTCGGCCACGACGACCATGGCCGTCGGCTTGTTCGGGCGGTAGGCGACCAGGCTTGCGGGCTGCTCGAGAAGAACGGACACCAGGCCTCCTGGGGAAGGTGCGGGACGGGGCCGGCTCGGGGAAGCCGGGGCGAAACCGTGCAGTTAGGTCACTGACCTCTTCGGCACCGAACCCGGCCGCCTTTAGAGAATGATCACGATTTAGTGAGTAACAATTGGGGCAATTCGGACAGGTGATCGATCATCCTACGAGCGAGCTCATCAGGCTGTTCGCGCGAGGCCGGGTGGGGAGAGCGGTACGGGCACGACACAAAGCACGGCCCGCGCACAGTGTCGCGGGCCGTGCCGGGGGTGAACGTCACCGATGTTGCGGGCCCCGCCGCTGCGGAAGGGAGACCACGCCCGTCACCGCGTCCGCCGGACCGGCCGGCATCGGTGGCAGTCCCGCGACCTGACAGAGCAGATCGCACCAGGCAGCGAGGTGTGCGCCCGAGTCCGGCACCCCGCCGTGGCCCTCGCGCGGTGTCCA is a genomic window containing:
- a CDS encoding helix-turn-helix transcriptional regulator, coding for MSVLLEQPASLVAYRPNKPTAMVVVADPRVRSTVTRHLWALGVRDVIEASSIAEARPRVGNPRDICVADVHLPDGSGLTLLSETRAAGWPNGLALSAADDIGAVRNALAGGVKGYVVTGTRTNIGHPTRPGAAPIGAGAGRLHRRPPGAPSHPGGYRELSGREVEVLRLVAEGQSNKAIGVSMGLSALTVKSHLARIARKLGTGDRAGMVAVALRTGIIH